The following are encoded in a window of Haloprofundus salilacus genomic DNA:
- a CDS encoding Gfo/Idh/MocA family protein: MSRAISKSDHYKVGIIGTGFLGRALGREFKRHERGAVVAATDINDEELQKAADEFDFDDGSQYNDYEAMLDGEELDAIVITTPHALHAEQINAGLDHDLHVLCEKPLCTDLDDAKQLVQRVEDSDKTVMLGFQRHLDTAFLKTREYWHDEGHEPKFITAEVTQDWINAVGDSWKANPALSGGGQLYDTGSHLVDSVLWTTGLVPQSVTAEMVFEDDEQRLDTQAMLTVRFENDAVATIAVSGDAPRVNEGIHMWGDDGSTQIDGTEWNPRRYSEINSDGDMIEPNVNWGPEKPKAEAFIEAIEGEEEPPATVLDGFKTVAVTEAAYEAAQTGERVNVDLSLD; this comes from the coding sequence ATGTCGCGAGCCATCAGCAAGAGCGACCACTACAAAGTCGGAATTATCGGCACAGGGTTCCTTGGCCGTGCACTCGGCCGCGAGTTCAAGCGCCATGAGCGCGGGGCCGTCGTCGCGGCGACGGACATCAACGACGAGGAACTCCAAAAGGCGGCCGACGAGTTCGACTTCGACGACGGTAGCCAATACAACGATTACGAGGCGATGCTTGACGGTGAGGAACTGGACGCCATCGTCATCACGACGCCTCACGCCCTCCACGCCGAGCAGATCAACGCCGGTCTCGACCACGACCTCCACGTTCTCTGTGAGAAGCCCCTCTGTACCGACCTCGACGACGCGAAACAGCTCGTACAGCGCGTCGAAGACAGTGACAAGACGGTGATGCTCGGCTTCCAGCGCCACCTCGACACCGCGTTCCTCAAGACCCGCGAGTACTGGCACGATGAGGGCCACGAGCCCAAGTTTATCACCGCTGAGGTCACCCAGGACTGGATCAACGCGGTCGGTGACTCGTGGAAGGCCAACCCGGCCCTCTCTGGCGGCGGTCAGCTCTACGACACCGGAAGCCACCTCGTCGACTCCGTCCTCTGGACGACGGGGCTGGTGCCCCAGAGCGTCACCGCCGAAATGGTGTTCGAGGACGACGAGCAGCGTCTCGACACGCAGGCGATGCTGACGGTCCGCTTCGAGAACGACGCCGTCGCGACCATCGCCGTCTCCGGTGACGCCCCTCGCGTCAACGAGGGTATCCATATGTGGGGCGACGACGGGTCGACCCAGATAGACGGTACGGAATGGAACCCGCGGCGCTACTCCGAAATCAACAGCGATGGCGACATGATCGAGCCAAACGTCAACTGGGGCCCGGAGAAGCCCAAGGCCGAGGCGTTCATCGAGGCAATCGAAGGCGAAGAGGAACCGCCCGCGACGGTCCTGGATGGCTTCAAGACGGTTGCCGTGACCGAGGCGGCCTACGAGGCGGCCCAGACCGGTGAGCGCGTCAACGTCGACCTCTCGCTGGACTGA
- a CDS encoding amidase, with amino-acid sequence MSRYRMPTVEDIEDVADRIGMSLSEGEAERGASYADNGMPERLEGVPVESLRAGDGDGDQYHVAPFRPSDDENPNNAWITRFELDRPDADGQLAGLPTAIKDNLAVRGSEMTCASRGFENVVPGAHATVVERLLAAGASLRGKTNMDELGMGPSSESSAFDPVTNPHSDEHVAGGSSSGSAAAVGEGEVDLALGSDTGGSIRIPSSYCGVVGLKPTHGRVPKRGFVTQAASLDDVGPIATDVTTAAKGMEVISDPLPNGERESFDDLGTDLADLKIGVIDRYMEEFAEDDVFDRVANALDDIEAAGATVDSVSIPELEYVGPAWWGIGPVEFAAAFATNDIGLWDHHAEIPSLADGMARVGGATSADIGTIPKEVILMGAHMLFEHDGYHYVRAQNLREVIKDALDETLETYDVLAAPSTPTTAMELGAFGSEEMPSPNGSLCAGNVAGHPSLTLPCGTSDGLPVGLQFLGSWYDDRTLLDVAAEYETLRDE; translated from the coding sequence ATGAGCCGGTATCGAATGCCGACAGTCGAGGACATCGAAGACGTGGCAGACCGGATCGGGATGAGCCTCTCCGAAGGGGAGGCAGAACGAGGTGCGAGCTACGCTGACAACGGAATGCCCGAGCGACTGGAGGGCGTTCCAGTCGAGTCGCTTCGCGCCGGCGACGGCGACGGCGACCAGTACCACGTCGCACCGTTCCGTCCAAGCGACGACGAAAACCCGAACAACGCGTGGATCACGCGCTTCGAACTGGACCGACCCGACGCCGACGGGCAGCTTGCGGGCCTGCCCACGGCAATCAAGGACAACCTCGCCGTCCGCGGCTCGGAGATGACCTGCGCCTCTCGTGGGTTCGAGAATGTCGTCCCCGGCGCCCACGCCACCGTCGTTGAGCGACTGCTCGCGGCCGGGGCTAGCCTCCGAGGCAAGACGAACATGGACGAACTCGGGATGGGCCCCTCCTCCGAGAGCAGCGCTTTCGATCCGGTCACGAACCCCCACAGCGACGAGCATGTCGCTGGTGGATCCTCCAGTGGGAGCGCCGCGGCGGTCGGCGAGGGCGAGGTGGATTTAGCGTTGGGATCTGACACTGGCGGCTCGATCCGCATCCCGTCGAGTTACTGCGGTGTTGTCGGTCTGAAGCCGACACACGGGCGCGTTCCCAAGCGCGGCTTCGTCACGCAGGCTGCGTCGCTCGACGATGTGGGACCGATTGCGACGGACGTCACGACCGCCGCGAAGGGGATGGAGGTCATCAGCGACCCGCTCCCGAACGGCGAGCGCGAATCCTTCGACGACCTTGGCACCGACCTCGCGGATCTCAAGATCGGCGTGATCGACCGCTACATGGAGGAATTCGCCGAGGACGACGTGTTCGACCGCGTCGCCAATGCGCTTGACGACATCGAAGCTGCGGGTGCGACGGTAGATAGCGTCTCGATTCCCGAACTCGAGTACGTCGGTCCGGCCTGGTGGGGGATCGGCCCGGTCGAGTTCGCTGCCGCATTTGCGACCAATGATATCGGCCTGTGGGACCACCACGCTGAGATCCCCAGCCTCGCAGACGGGATGGCTCGCGTCGGGGGTGCGACGAGCGCGGACATCGGCACCATTCCAAAGGAGGTCATCCTCATGGGTGCCCACATGCTCTTCGAGCACGACGGCTATCACTACGTCCGCGCTCAGAACCTCCGCGAGGTGATCAAGGACGCGCTCGACGAGACGCTCGAAACCTATGACGTACTGGCCGCACCGTCGACGCCGACGACGGCGATGGAACTGGGCGCGTTCGGCAGCGAGGAGATGCCCTCGCCTAACGGATCGCTGTGTGCCGGCAACGTCGCCGGGCACCCCAGCTTGACCCTCCCCTGTGGGACGAGCGACGGCCTGCCAGTCGGGCTACAGTTCCTCGGCAGCTGGTACGATGACCGGACGTTGCTAGACGTAGCCGCCGAGTACGAGACGCTTCGCGACGAGTAA
- a CDS encoding Nif3-like dinuclear metal center hexameric protein: MATRVHEIESYLESLETLYTPPERLDGILAGSRDDTVERAAVAWMPYKRTIERARAAGCSLLVTHEPLEYNTGPTADPADERPVVAEQMASKSELVADAGLTVLRCHDVWDLLPGDGVTDQWGQRLGFTDDETVVREDYIRVYDISERVARDVAQEIADNVTDLGQSAVELVGPDDTAVSRVAIGTGAITPVPRLLEHDPDLLVCTDDGFTHWRDGAMTIDAGVPAVVVNHATAEVASMATLVIHLDNAFPDLSVTHFEQECMFDLVAGNSDSA, from the coding sequence ATGGCCACGCGAGTCCACGAGATCGAATCATATCTCGAATCGTTGGAGACACTGTATACGCCGCCAGAGCGACTCGACGGGATTTTAGCCGGGTCCCGAGACGACACCGTCGAGCGCGCCGCAGTCGCGTGGATGCCTTACAAGCGGACGATCGAACGGGCACGCGCGGCCGGTTGCAGCCTGCTAGTCACGCACGAACCGCTGGAGTACAATACAGGCCCGACGGCCGATCCGGCGGACGAACGTCCTGTCGTCGCCGAGCAGATGGCCTCGAAGAGCGAACTCGTCGCAGATGCCGGGCTAACTGTTCTCCGGTGTCACGATGTGTGGGACCTCCTCCCCGGCGACGGCGTCACGGATCAGTGGGGCCAGCGCCTCGGCTTCACGGACGACGAAACGGTCGTCAGAGAAGATTATATCAGAGTCTACGACATTTCGGAACGAGTAGCAAGGGACGTGGCGCAAGAGATCGCCGATAACGTCACTGACCTTGGTCAGTCCGCAGTAGAGCTAGTCGGTCCAGACGACACCGCGGTCTCGCGCGTGGCGATCGGAACCGGCGCGATCACACCTGTTCCGCGCCTATTAGAACACGACCCTGACCTTCTGGTCTGTACTGACGACGGCTTCACTCACTGGCGCGACGGGGCGATGACGATCGACGCCGGCGTTCCAGCCGTCGTTGTGAACCACGCCACTGCGGAGGTCGCCAGTATGGCCACCCTGGTGATCCACCTCGATAATGCCTTTCCCGATCTCTCGGTTACGCATTTCGAGCAGGAGTGCATGTTCGACCTCGTCGCAGGCAACAGCGACAGTGCCTAG
- a CDS encoding GH32 C-terminal domain-containing protein has translation MVMSAIDTRIGFVVAGEQTPNQRAVFEWLDTETEWDAGRITFEDAVSGAVNLELFDALWWHEDRPVQSPDAYTAAQLVDRITNFRSAGGGLVLTGHALGAVDDLGIDELAPDRAVESNHEQAGGFLVKSIYRNHPLFEGIQSLQVYTDGPGEAGGVRYEESLPVDGEVFAGNLVDGTPLPHEMPLVVWQDEPGVVVGIGQHVRFTTESQYEDARSRLLDNALAVATSTPTYEFPQASHLNTAAQFKHIRERVDRDPNRPAYHFSPPANWLNDPNGLIYWNGQYHLFYNHNPAGPFHGTIHSIPNFKGHAVSDDLVHWTDRPIGLSPAPEGPDDYGTWTGCIVNDDKTPTFVYTGATDGDRYETAGRQRPCLAFGSDNLETWTKYADNPVIADPPASLDLVSNDWNEEFRDHCVWQDEGVWYQIIGTGIEGEGGTALLYRSSDLREWEYLNPILVGDREETGRIWECPELFDIGGKHLLHVSSHSTVYAFLGDFDGRKFTPERRTRLDYGDFYAPQSFIDEYGRRILLGWITEQQHPRGNWDAGWGGMVSVPRVLSLDSDDLRIKPLPELEQLRGVHHGVYDRVVAPINKDCDRRTECRWTSDDLAVGPFSAGDALELDAELDADDADEIGLVLRRTPDGTEQTRIGYRPDNEVVAIVRSESSLREDVRKTTLTVPADQNDETVSLRVFLDRSVIEVFVDERRCLTSRIYPTWGDATGLGAYAIGGEGTLKHLNCWSMDSIWDSA, from the coding sequence ATGGTTATGTCGGCAATAGACACGCGTATCGGCTTCGTCGTCGCGGGTGAACAGACACCCAACCAGCGAGCGGTGTTCGAGTGGCTCGACACCGAGACCGAATGGGACGCTGGACGGATCACATTCGAGGACGCCGTCAGTGGAGCCGTGAATCTTGAACTCTTCGATGCGCTGTGGTGGCACGAGGACAGGCCAGTCCAATCACCTGACGCGTACACAGCCGCCCAGCTCGTCGACCGGATTACGAACTTCCGGAGCGCCGGTGGTGGTCTCGTCCTGACCGGGCACGCGCTCGGGGCCGTTGACGATCTCGGAATCGACGAACTTGCGCCGGATCGAGCAGTCGAGTCGAACCACGAGCAAGCTGGCGGCTTTCTCGTGAAGTCGATTTACAGGAACCACCCGCTGTTTGAGGGGATCCAATCGCTGCAGGTCTATACCGACGGTCCGGGCGAGGCTGGCGGCGTTCGATACGAGGAGTCGCTTCCCGTCGACGGCGAGGTCTTCGCCGGCAACCTCGTCGACGGTACTCCGCTGCCTCACGAGATGCCGCTGGTCGTCTGGCAGGACGAACCAGGCGTCGTCGTTGGGATCGGACAGCACGTCCGCTTCACGACGGAGAGTCAGTATGAGGACGCACGGTCTCGCCTCCTCGACAACGCGCTGGCCGTCGCTACGAGCACACCGACCTACGAGTTTCCCCAGGCGTCGCACCTCAACACTGCCGCCCAGTTCAAGCACATTCGTGAGCGAGTCGACCGGGATCCGAACCGACCGGCATATCACTTCTCGCCGCCAGCGAACTGGCTCAATGACCCCAACGGGCTGATCTACTGGAACGGCCAGTATCACCTGTTCTATAACCACAATCCGGCCGGGCCGTTCCACGGCACCATCCATAGCATCCCAAACTTCAAGGGCCACGCCGTCAGTGACGATCTTGTCCACTGGACTGATCGGCCCATCGGGCTCTCACCCGCCCCGGAGGGACCAGACGATTATGGCACGTGGACGGGCTGTATCGTCAACGACGACAAGACGCCCACGTTCGTATACACCGGTGCGACCGACGGCGATCGCTACGAGACTGCTGGTCGCCAGCGCCCCTGTCTCGCGTTCGGTTCTGACAACCTCGAAACATGGACGAAATACGCTGACAATCCGGTCATTGCTGACCCACCCGCGAGTCTCGACCTCGTCTCAAATGACTGGAACGAGGAGTTTCGCGACCACTGTGTTTGGCAGGACGAAGGGGTCTGGTACCAGATCATCGGAACCGGGATCGAGGGCGAGGGCGGAACGGCGTTGCTGTACCGCTCCTCAGACCTCCGCGAGTGGGAGTACCTGAACCCAATTTTGGTGGGAGACCGCGAGGAGACGGGCCGGATCTGGGAATGTCCCGAACTATTCGACATCGGCGGCAAGCATCTGCTGCACGTCTCCTCGCATAGCACCGTGTACGCGTTTCTTGGTGATTTCGACGGTCGAAAATTCACGCCAGAGCGACGCACACGACTGGACTACGGCGACTTCTACGCGCCCCAGTCGTTCATTGATGAGTACGGTCGACGAATCCTGTTAGGCTGGATCACGGAACAGCAGCATCCACGCGGGAACTGGGACGCTGGCTGGGGTGGGATGGTTTCGGTCCCGCGGGTCCTCTCGCTCGACAGCGACGACCTTCGTATCAAACCGCTTCCGGAACTCGAACAGCTCAGAGGCGTACATCACGGCGTCTACGACCGAGTAGTCGCACCGATCAACAAAGATTGTGATCGACGTACCGAGTGCCGCTGGACCAGCGACGACCTCGCTGTCGGTCCATTTTCGGCCGGCGATGCGCTCGAACTTGACGCCGAACTTGACGCCGATGACGCAGACGAGATCGGTCTCGTCCTGCGACGCACGCCCGACGGCACCGAACAGACCCGGATCGGCTACCGACCCGACAACGAGGTCGTGGCCATCGTCCGGTCTGAGTCGAGCCTCCGCGAGGACGTGCGAAAGACCACGCTAACGGTACCCGCCGACCAAAACGACGAGACTGTCTCGCTGCGGGTGTTTCTCGACCGCTCAGTGATCGAGGTATTCGTCGACGAGCGGCGCTGCCTAACGAGTCGTATCTACCCCACCTGGGGCGATGCGACTGGTCTTGGCGCCTACGCCATTGGTGGGGAGGGGACCCTCAAACACCTCAACTGCTGGTCGATGGACTCGATCTGGGACTCTGCCTAG
- a CDS encoding sulfatase family protein: protein MKILYIDCDSLRADHLGCYGYERDTTPTIDALAEEGLRFEEYYASDLPCLPSRTALFSSRFGIHTGVVNHGGLASEPRSRGTNRGFSTDGRFSSLPAVLRDAGHHTALISSFPTRHGAWHVLDGFEDWRDTGGRGFERAGEVYDIAEDWLDDHADEDDWYLHVNFWDPHTPYDTPREYGNPFEDDPAPEWPDEETIDEHWEGYGPHSARDLHGVGKTPDESLDWGADPGLERTPARIESRADFRQWIDGYDVGIRYMDDYIGALLDELERHGVREETLIVVSADHGENQGEANIYGDHHTADRPTGRVPLVVSGAGVETGVDEAFHYALDLAPSLADLVGVDAPEGWDGKSFAPTVTDGEAAGRDFLVLSQGALACQRGVRWDDWLLLRTYHDGIHDFDETELYDLGEDSHQTTDLSDECPKVVAEGVQWLEAWHSDRMYESARGENGGNPNASTGLRDPLWTVIAEGGPYHATRRPVKLRRYVERLRETDRAHIADRLECQFENVL from the coding sequence ATGAAGATCCTCTACATCGACTGTGACTCGCTAAGAGCCGACCACCTCGGGTGCTACGGCTACGAGCGTGACACAACACCGACGATCGACGCATTGGCCGAGGAAGGATTGCGCTTCGAGGAGTACTACGCCTCGGACCTACCTTGCCTGCCCTCACGGACGGCGCTCTTTTCCAGTCGATTCGGTATACACACCGGCGTCGTCAACCACGGCGGTCTCGCTTCTGAGCCTCGGTCGCGAGGCACGAACCGTGGGTTCTCCACCGACGGCCGCTTCTCGTCGCTGCCCGCCGTCCTGCGAGACGCCGGCCACCACACTGCACTCATCAGTTCGTTCCCCACTCGTCACGGTGCGTGGCACGTCCTCGACGGCTTCGAGGACTGGCGCGACACCGGCGGGCGCGGGTTCGAGCGTGCCGGCGAGGTGTACGACATCGCTGAAGACTGGCTCGACGACCACGCCGACGAGGACGACTGGTATCTCCACGTCAACTTCTGGGACCCCCACACGCCCTACGATACGCCGCGGGAGTATGGCAACCCCTTCGAAGACGACCCTGCTCCCGAGTGGCCCGACGAGGAGACTATCGACGAACACTGGGAGGGGTACGGTCCACATAGCGCCCGTGACCTCCATGGCGTCGGCAAGACGCCAGACGAAAGCCTTGACTGGGGGGCTGACCCCGGCCTCGAACGGACTCCAGCCCGCATTGAGTCCCGAGCGGACTTCCGTCAGTGGATAGACGGATACGACGTCGGGATCCGCTACATGGACGACTACATCGGCGCGCTCCTAGACGAGCTCGAACGCCATGGCGTCCGCGAAGAGACGCTGATCGTCGTCAGCGCCGACCACGGCGAGAATCAGGGCGAGGCCAACATCTACGGTGACCACCACACCGCCGACCGGCCGACCGGTCGCGTCCCGCTGGTCGTCAGCGGGGCTGGCGTCGAGACCGGCGTTGACGAGGCGTTTCACTACGCTCTGGACCTCGCGCCCTCGCTCGCTGACCTCGTCGGCGTCGACGCGCCTGAGGGCTGGGATGGGAAGTCGTTCGCCCCGACAGTCACCGACGGTGAAGCGGCCGGCCGTGACTTCCTCGTGCTCAGTCAGGGTGCGCTAGCTTGCCAACGCGGCGTCCGCTGGGACGACTGGCTTCTGCTTCGTACTTATCACGACGGGATCCACGACTTCGATGAGACGGAGCTGTACGACCTTGGTGAAGATTCCCACCAGACGACAGACTTGTCCGACGAATGCCCTAAAGTCGTCGCCGAGGGCGTCCAATGGCTGGAAGCGTGGCATAGCGATCGGATGTACGAGTCCGCTCGCGGCGAGAATGGCGGTAACCCGAACGCATCGACCGGTCTCAGGGATCCGCTCTGGACCGTGATCGCGGAGGGCGGACCGTACCACGCTACTCGCCGGCCCGTCAAACTCCGGAGGTACGTTGAGCGCCTCCGAGAGACTGATCGCGCCCACATCGCCGACCGACTTGAATGCCAGTTCGAAAACGTGCTCTGA
- a CDS encoding sugar phosphate isomerase/epimerase family protein, producing MPLAAFPKCYLDDLMSGEMAIDKWLDVADRIDLDGVEFYWGITPDLDELDRIRSELEARDLSAPMMCYSPDFTRPVSEDRQAEINEEKRAIRATARLGGSYCRVLSGQRRPQVDRDMGLDWVAECIEELLPFAADHSVTLILENHYKDDYWDFPEFAQDMEVFLDLLDRIPEHPNFGVNFDPSNAIIADDDPIELLDAIKDRVVTMHASDRYLEGGTIEDLRAMEDEGSQGYADILKHGVTGEGMIDYDAVFERLAEVDFDGWISIEDGYDASVGEKHLDQSAQFLREKMATYNVG from the coding sequence GTGCCGCTAGCTGCCTTCCCCAAGTGCTACCTCGACGACCTGATGAGCGGCGAGATGGCCATCGACAAGTGGCTTGACGTGGCCGATCGGATCGACCTCGATGGCGTCGAGTTTTACTGGGGCATCACGCCCGACCTCGACGAACTCGACCGGATCCGATCGGAACTCGAAGCGCGTGACCTCAGCGCACCGATGATGTGCTACTCGCCCGACTTCACTCGTCCTGTCTCCGAAGACCGGCAGGCCGAGATCAACGAGGAGAAACGGGCAATTCGCGCGACCGCGCGCCTCGGCGGATCGTACTGCCGGGTCCTCTCGGGCCAGCGCCGACCTCAAGTCGACCGTGACATGGGACTGGACTGGGTTGCCGAGTGCATCGAGGAACTGCTACCCTTCGCCGCCGACCACAGCGTGACACTCATCCTCGAGAACCACTACAAGGACGACTACTGGGACTTCCCCGAGTTCGCACAGGACATGGAAGTCTTTCTGGATCTGCTCGACCGGATCCCCGAACATCCCAATTTCGGCGTCAACTTCGATCCGTCGAACGCCATCATCGCGGACGACGACCCGATCGAACTGCTTGACGCCATCAAGGACCGCGTCGTGACCATGCACGCCAGTGATCGCTACCTCGAAGGCGGGACCATAGAGGACCTGCGCGCCATGGAGGACGAGGGGAGTCAGGGCTACGCAGATATCCTCAAACACGGTGTCACCGGCGAGGGGATGATCGACTACGACGCAGTCTTCGAGCGACTGGCCGAGGTCGACTTCGACGGCTGGATCTCCATCGAAGACGGCTACGATGCAAGCGTCGGCGAGAAACACCTCGACCAGTCCGCGCAGTTCCTGCGCGAGAAGATGGCAACCTACAACGTGGGGTAA
- a CDS encoding zinc-binding dehydrogenase has translation MSEGVEQSPVQNDGVETMTALVNYESESVELQEVEVPEIKDGQALLRVEAVGVCGSDIHQWHGSNSWEVNYPVTLGHEFGGVIEEIDSDDDEFQPGDRVVSETAAVIDEKNPLSRQGKYNLDPTRLGFGYGVDGAMASYVAVPERCLHHVPEGLPMEQAALTEPCSVAYNAVVENGDVKPGNDVLIIGPGQIGLLATTMAAESGASNVVVNGLPQDAERLETAYEMGATDTVEGELGDYVDELGDGLGFDCVIDASGVMATFETAMAAVRPNGHITKVGWGPQDLNATLDPIVGKGVTVQGSFSHNWSVWENVLTMLSTGQIDVEPIIGNVAPLSEWRECFEGMHDREYVKCVLKPGEEQ, from the coding sequence ATGAGTGAAGGTGTCGAACAGTCACCAGTACAAAACGACGGTGTCGAGACGATGACGGCGCTGGTCAACTACGAGTCCGAAAGCGTCGAACTGCAGGAAGTTGAGGTCCCCGAGATCAAGGACGGGCAGGCACTGCTGCGTGTCGAGGCGGTCGGCGTCTGCGGTAGCGACATCCACCAGTGGCACGGCAGCAACTCCTGGGAGGTCAACTACCCGGTGACGCTGGGCCACGAGTTCGGCGGCGTCATCGAAGAGATCGACTCCGACGACGACGAGTTCCAGCCCGGCGACCGCGTCGTCAGCGAGACCGCTGCGGTCATCGACGAGAAGAATCCCCTCAGCCGACAGGGCAAGTACAACCTCGATCCGACGCGGCTGGGCTTCGGCTACGGAGTTGACGGCGCGATGGCGTCCTACGTCGCCGTCCCAGAGCGGTGTCTGCACCACGTCCCGGAAGGGCTGCCGATGGAGCAGGCCGCGCTCACCGAACCCTGTAGCGTCGCCTACAACGCTGTCGTTGAGAACGGCGACGTGAAACCCGGAAACGACGTGCTGATCATCGGTCCCGGCCAGATTGGTTTGCTGGCGACGACGATGGCCGCCGAGTCCGGCGCGAGCAACGTCGTCGTTAATGGCCTCCCGCAGGACGCCGAGCGTCTGGAGACGGCCTACGAGATGGGCGCGACCGATACCGTCGAGGGCGAACTTGGTGACTACGTCGACGAGTTGGGCGACGGACTAGGCTTCGACTGCGTGATCGACGCTTCGGGTGTGATGGCGACCTTCGAGACGGCGATGGCGGCGGTCCGTCCCAACGGTCACATCACCAAAGTCGGCTGGGGACCACAGGATCTAAACGCCACACTTGACCCGATCGTCGGGAAGGGTGTCACCGTTCAGGGAAGTTTCAGCCACAACTGGTCCGTCTGGGAGAACGTCCTGACGATGCTCTCGACCGGTCAAATCGACGTGGAGCCGATCATCGGCAACGTCGCCCCGCTCTCGGAGTGGCGCGAGTGCTTCGAGGGGATGCATGACCGTGAGTACGTCAAATGCGTCCTCAAGCCCGGTGAGGAGCAGTAA
- a CDS encoding class I fructose-bisphosphate aldolase, with amino-acid sequence MVPLGDSPLSRDGKSLIIAMDHGLERGPEVFRDVPERADPANVFEIATHDAVTGLAVQKGVAETYYPSYDDSVNLVAKLNGKTLLGEGDRYAPPNWDARRAAEIGADAIGYTVYTGSRKEAQMFKEFREAQATARDEDLPIVLWSYPRGQGVNDHDAPKVVAYAARIGLELGADLSKIKYPGRKEDVEWAAHVSGQMPILMSGGDTTTEKAFLQDVKTFMDGGGDGLTVGRNIWQREDPVAMLDKLERIVYDDAAVEDVL; translated from the coding sequence ATGGTACCACTAGGAGACTCACCACTGTCACGTGACGGAAAATCACTCATCATTGCAATGGATCACGGCCTCGAACGCGGCCCCGAAGTGTTCCGGGACGTGCCCGAGCGGGCCGACCCGGCCAACGTCTTCGAGATCGCGACCCACGACGCCGTCACCGGGCTCGCAGTTCAGAAGGGTGTCGCTGAGACGTACTACCCCTCCTACGATGACAGCGTTAACCTCGTCGCCAAGCTCAACGGAAAAACGCTGCTAGGCGAAGGCGACCGGTACGCGCCACCGAACTGGGACGCCAGGCGCGCCGCCGAAATCGGTGCGGACGCCATCGGATACACCGTCTACACCGGCTCGCGCAAGGAGGCCCAGATGTTCAAGGAGTTCCGCGAGGCCCAGGCAACCGCACGCGACGAAGACTTGCCGATCGTGCTGTGGTCCTACCCGCGCGGACAGGGTGTCAACGACCACGATGCTCCGAAGGTCGTCGCCTACGCCGCCCGGATCGGGCTAGAACTGGGCGCGGATCTCTCGAAGATCAAGTACCCTGGTCGGAAAGAGGACGTGGAGTGGGCCGCCCACGTCTCCGGGCAGATGCCAATCCTGATGAGCGGCGGCGATACGACGACTGAAAAAGCGTTCCTGCAGGACGTAAAGACGTTCATGGACGGCGGCGGTGATGGCCTGACCGTCGGCCGGAATATATGGCAGCGTGAGGACCCGGTCGCGATGCTGGACAAACTCGAACGGATCGTCTACGATGACGCCGCCGTTGAGGACGTGCTCTGA